A stretch of the Malus domestica chromosome 08, GDT2T_hap1 genome encodes the following:
- the LOC103413276 gene encoding protein EXORDIUM-like 2, translating to MAFTSHLAIWVTFFLTISSFLSPCTATMRKLSALVQQQPLVLNYHNGPLLKGNLTVNIVWYGKFSPSQRSILVDFVQSLSSGQRTPQPSVSSWWQTTGGYKGGPSTPIVGNQILDETYSLGKALTDQKLVALAAKASKGQNAAINVVLTGADVTVDGFCSSRCGSHGSGIEGRKTGKLAYAWVGNPASQAPGQCAWPFHQPIYGPQTPPLVPPNGDVGIDGMVISLATVLAGAVTNPFDNGYFQGSKDAPLEAVSACTGIFGKGAYPGYPGDVILDKTTGVSYNAFGVRGRKYLLPAMWDPQTSACKTLV from the coding sequence ATGGCTTTTACTTCCCATTTGGCCATCTGGGTCACATTTTTTCTTACCATTTCTTCCTTCCTCAGCCCCTGTACAGCCACCATGCGCAAGCTCTCAGCTTTAGTGCAGCAACAGCCGCTTGTGCTCAATTACCACAATGGTCCACTCCTTAAGGGGAACCTCACCGTCAATATCGTATGGTACGGCAAGTTCTCCCCCAGCCAACGGTCCATACTAGTCGACTTTGTTCAGTCTCTGAGCTCCGGACAGCGCACCCCGCAGCCCTCCGTCTCGTCGTGGTGGCAGACTACTGGAGGATACAAAGGAGGCCCCTCTACCCCCATCGTAGGGAATCAAATCCTGGACGAAACTTACTCTCTCGGAAAAGCACTCACAGATCAGAAGCTCGTAGCTCTGGCAGCCAAAGCATCAAAAGGCCAAAACGCAGCGATTAACGTCGTTTTGACCGGTGCCGATGTGACAGTTGACGGGTTCTGTAGCAGCCGCTGCGGCTCCCACGGATCGGGCATTGAGGGGAGAAAGACGGGCAAGCTGGCTTACGCTTGGGTGGGTAACCCGGCGAGCCAGGCTCCGGGTCAGTGCGCATGGCCATTTCACCAGCCAATTTACGGGCCGCAGACGCCTCCGTTAGTTCCTCCAAACGGCGATGTGGGGATCGACGGAATGGTTATCAGTTTGGCTACGGTTTTGGCGGGAGCCGTGACAAACCCGTTTGACAACGGATATTTTCAGGGATCGAAAGACGCGCCCTTGGAGGCGGTGAGCGCGTGCACTGGTATATTTGGGAAAGGGGCTTACCCGGGTTATCCTGGAGACGTTATTCTGGACAAAACGACGGGAGTTAGCTACAATGCGTTTGGGGTACGTGGACGCAAATATTTGCTCCCGGCGATGTGGGACCCACAGACCTCCGCGTGCAAAACACTCGTTTGA